The genomic window CGTCCGGCTGGCGTGTTTCAATCCACGCTCCCGCGCGGGGAGCGACATCCACCAAGACAATTACAGCCTACAATGGCTATGTTTCAATCCACGCTCCCGCGCGGGGAGCGACATGAATCATAAAGGCGACCCAAAAAGAGACGCTGTTTCAATCCACGCTCCCGCGCGGGGAGCGACATTATCAGAAAATTCTTTTTTGATTAAAACAAATGTTTCAATCCACGCTCCCGCGCGGGGAGCGACTGCATATTGACCTGCCTCTAACTCTTTATTCCATTGTTTCAATCCACGCTCCCGCGCGGGGAGCGACCCTTCCTGAAGCATCAAGCGCTGGAAGTTTACCAGTTTCAATCCACGCTCCCGCGCGGGGAGCGACAAAACGAACGGGAATATTGCTATGCTCCAAGACAGTTTCAATCCACGCTCCCGCGCGGGGAGCGACATGGGCATATTCGGTGGAAATTGTTTGTGGGTATGGTGTTTCAATCCACGCTCCCGCGCGGGGAGCGACCTCTTGCAGGAGCTAAACCTAAACCCCAAGCAAGTTTCAATCCACGCTCCCGCGCGGGGAGCGACGCTTTTGATTGGTATATGAAAAACCACTCTGATGTTTCAATCCACGCTCCCGCGCGGGGAGCGACATATTGCGGATAAGTGGGAAGGGAGCGAATATTTGTTTCAATCCACGCTCCCGCGCGGGGAGCGACCTTTCTTCCTTCCGGCTAATAGGTCATATATGTATGTTTCAATCCACGCTCCCGCGCGGGGAGCGACCCGAACATTTTCTATAAGCTCTATGATTACGAGAGTTTCAATCCACGCTCCCGCGCGGGGAGCGACGTGCTAGTTATTCACCTTGTTTGGATTTGATAAGTTTCAATCCACGCTCCCGCGCGGGGAGCGACTTTTTAATGATGCAGCCGACTTTGATTCTGGAGAGTTTCAATCCACGCTCCCGCGCGGGGAGCGACCAGTGATTCAACGTTTTCCACAAGTATTCGGGATGTTTCAATCCACGCTCCCGCGCGGGGAGCGACACACGGCTGGAGAAACTCCGGTTTTATCCAGAAAGTTTCAATCCACGCTCCCGCGCGGGGAGCGACTTCAACGTTCCAATGCACTCCGACACTACACTGGTTTCAATCCACGCTCCCGCGCGGGGAGCGACCCTCAGCAAATTACTGCACTGCTTGACGCAATTGTTTCAATCCACGCTCCCGCGCGGGGAGCGACTTCGAGAAGTGCCTACTGGCTTAAGCCCACTGAGTGTTTCAATCCACGCTCCCGCGCGGGGAGCGACGGCTTGCGGTCTATGCAATATCCGATAAAATTGTGTTTCAATCCACGCTCCCGCGCGGGGAGCGACTTTGTGCCTGGATAAAATTCCTGATTCGAATATGTGTTTCAATCCACGCTCCCGCGCGGGGAGCGACTCCTCTTCTGGACAGTCACGGGAGATATTCAGTTGTTTCAATCCACGCTCCCGCGCGGGGAGCGACTACAACAATACAACTATCTGGTACTATTCAAAAAAAAGAGCAATTTACGCGAACCCTTTTATGAACATTATAAAAACCAGAAAAACACCTAAAACAATCTCTCTGAAATCAATTATTTCAACAGGTTATCTACACCGCGAATCTCATACCAGCCAATGAAGCAAAACTTAATGATTGTCTTTAGATCAAGCACCATATAAAAAATCAAGCTTACGGTTCGCAGACATCAAAATATAAGTGGGCCTTCCTGATCTATTCCAGGCTTTGCCCCAAGATGTTCCACTCTTCTTTCCCAGTTCGATCCTAAAAAATAAAATCTCAGGCTGTCCTTTTCAGGATCAATTTCGGAAAACAATCTCTGCCTAAGCTTTACCCACTGGGCAGGATCGATAATGCACTCAAAAACAGAATACTGAACCCTCTGACCATAATCCTTGCAGGCTTTTGCCACCCGACGAAGCCGTCTTTGCCCACCATAATCTTCAAGAGATACGTCATATGTTATCAGAACAAACATTGGCCTCTCCTATTTCCATATAAAAGGCGGATAAGCATCAATATCACCACGCATAAACCGGGCAAGAAGCATGGCCTGTATATGAAAAACAAGGCCAAGGGTAATCTTTTCATCTATAAACGGATGATAAATTTCTTCCTGCTTACGTTTCTGATATGCGACAAGAAGAGCTTTTCTGGTTTCATCATCCATCAGAACTGCTCCCGATTCTGTTGTCTTAAACCCTGAAGGCTTGATTTGCGACAGATTTATAAGTGATAGAGCCAGACGATCGGCAAAATAGGGTCTGAATTCTTCCATCATATCAAGAGCAAGCCCTGGTCTTCCCGGCCTGTCCCTGTGAAGAAAACCAACTGCCGGATCAAGCCCGACAGTTTCGAGGGCAGATCGGACATCATGCAAAAGCAGGGTATAAATAAATGAAATCAAACAGTTTACCTTATCAAGCGGAGGCCTTCTGCTTCTTCCGTTAAATTTGAACTCGTCTTTTCTTGAAAGGATGAGATGATCAAAAACACTGAAATAATTTTTGGCGGACTCTCCTTCAATCCCACGCAGAGAATCAAGATCACTCGTCTGCCTCAACGAATCAAGGCTTGATTTAAGCCTTACTGAAGCAGATGAAAGCTCTTCCGAAGCTATTTTTTCTCCGTGATCCCTCAAAACCCTGTCCAAGACTCTTCTGCAATTTGATATTTTGCCCATTATGAAAAACCGGGCAAGGCTTGCCGAATCTGTTTTGCTGTCAGCCATTCTGTACTGGGTTCTTCTAAGCAGCACATTCCCGGAAACAGGGCCACGAACAGAAGCGAGAAATCTGCCGTACTCGCTAAGAAAAGTCACAGCCACATCGTTTTCCGCACAGAAACCCATAAGCGGAGGACTCATGGAAACCCTGCCGAAACAGACAATTCCGCCGATGGTATGGACGGGAATATATCCTTTGATTTCGTTTTCAACTTTTATCTGGACGGTCTCGCCTTCCTTATGAAGATAAGTTCCCTGGGTTGTTACAAACATTGTGTTAAGATGCTTCTTCAAAGTTTTCACCTCCTTCAAAAACAGCTTTTTCAAGCCATTTCAGGGCAGACCTTTTCTTTCCGATTACAAGGGGCATACATTTTTCAAGAAATGAACAGGAGTCGCACTTCTTTTTTTCATAGACAGGCTGAGGAGTTATGCCTGAATCAACAAGCCTGTGAAATGATTCGGCTGCTTTCCGGGTTTCATTTCTGAGATATTCATCAAAGACAACATCCTCGCGCCTTCGTGGCTGACCATAAAAAAGAGCGCCAGCAGGAACAGAAACACAAAGCATTTCCTCAAGACACATAGCCTGGGCACAAAGCTGAACCTTGTCAGTGAGATCTTTTTTAGGCTTACCTCTTTTGTATTCAACAGGAAAAGGTATGAAGCTGTTTTTGTCTTCTGATGAAGGGTGGAACTCCACAACATCAGCTATGCCTGACAAACCAAGAGACAAAGAATGAATCTGCAAACTGTAAGTAATCTTGATTTTTCCTTTGTCTGACGAATCTCCACTATCCACCCTTTCATGAAGGACACGGCCCTCCGCAGTAAATCTATTTTCTTCCCACTGCTGCTCTACATGAATCAAAGCGCACTGACGGGGACAGAAAAGAACATGCTGAAGCCCTGAAATAGGAATAAGCGAAGATTCGTCGTACATAACCACCTACAGTTTCTCTATCATTTCAACATTCTGAGGACATCCGCCAGCAAAGTCTATTGTATAATCGGTAAATGACCGTGGAGGTTTTTCAGAATCATTACGTTTTACAGAAATAAGATCGAATAGTTTATGGGCTGGAGCATTTCCAAGCTTGTCTGAATGTTTGAATACAAATAGCTTCCTTGCGTTCATTTTGCCCCTTGCCGCTGAATGATCATGATCAAACATATTTATGAGGGCATTCCAGAAAAGCTCAAGATCAGCTTCGGAAAACCCTGTTTTTTCTGCAAGGTGAGAAGAAATATAGCCTTCAACCCGATACAAACCGTAAGGAACAATGTGCTTACGCCCCATTGTTCTGTTGTCTCCGGACTGACTTTCAGCTTCTTTTTCAGTTGTTACAGCCATTCTTGTTATGCTCAGTTCAAGGGGGATCACAGGATCAATGCTTTTGGCAAAATTTATCTGAACTGGGCCGCGTACCTGACCGCAGTTGACATCTGTTGTCATAACTGCGCCGAATGTTCTGACATCAAAAAAATTGGCGCACATCCAACCTGTTATTTTCTTTGCTTCCTCTTCTTTTTTTGGAAGCTTTTTGCTTTCCTGATTTATTTCAGGATTTGCCAAATAAGCCCGTTTATTCTGAAGATTCAGAACAGCTTTTTCCTGAACATAGATATTGAACCCGCTTTCATTAACCTTGGCTATTTCAACAAAATTTCTAACCTTTCTTTTCAGACAAACATCTGTAACGAGTCCGTTGCTCGTTTCAGGATCGATTCTCGGCATATTTCCAGCGTCAGGATCTCCATTGGGATTGCCATTTTCTACATCAAAAAGATAAACAAATTCATATCGATTCTGAATTGCAGCCATTTTCTATGCCTCCGTTGTTTCTGTTGATTTTTTAAAGAAAGCCTGACGCTGATGATAATATCCAATTGAAAATTCACCCTGCTGGCTAAGCTTCAAATGGGCAGGGAATGAATCAATCTCTGACATTATTTCCTCGATCATTTTATCTATATTGAACCCATAATCCGATTTTTGGATATGATGCTGGGCAAGTCTTACAAGTTGAGGAAAAACAGCTCCAGGAGTAGCTGAAGCAGCGCCGAAGTATCTGTCCCTGATTGTTGAATTTGCCCCTGGCACGGCATCCTTCTGTGCCTTTTCAAGTACAGCAAAAAGCCGCCCTAACCTGTAAGCAACACTTTTTGAATTCTGATCAAGACTCATTCCAACCTCCATTATATTTTTGTCACCAAAACGTTTTTTTCTTAAGAGAAAGCCCTTGATA from Desulforegula conservatrix Mb1Pa includes these protein-coding regions:
- the cas2 gene encoding CRISPR-associated endonuclease Cas2, with the protein product MFVLITYDVSLEDYGGQRRLRRVAKACKDYGQRVQYSVFECIIDPAQWVKLRQRLFSEIDPEKDSLRFYFLGSNWERRVEHLGAKPGIDQEGPLIF
- the cas1c gene encoding type I-C CRISPR-associated endonuclease Cas1c → MKKHLNTMFVTTQGTYLHKEGETVQIKVENEIKGYIPVHTIGGIVCFGRVSMSPPLMGFCAENDVAVTFLSEYGRFLASVRGPVSGNVLLRRTQYRMADSKTDSASLARFFIMGKISNCRRVLDRVLRDHGEKIASEELSSASVRLKSSLDSLRQTSDLDSLRGIEGESAKNYFSVFDHLILSRKDEFKFNGRSRRPPLDKVNCLISFIYTLLLHDVRSALETVGLDPAVGFLHRDRPGRPGLALDMMEEFRPYFADRLALSLINLSQIKPSGFKTTESGAVLMDDETRKALLVAYQKRKQEEIYHPFIDEKITLGLVFHIQAMLLARFMRGDIDAYPPFIWK
- the cas4 gene encoding CRISPR-associated protein Cas4, coding for MYDESSLIPISGLQHVLFCPRQCALIHVEQQWEENRFTAEGRVLHERVDSGDSSDKGKIKITYSLQIHSLSLGLSGIADVVEFHPSSEDKNSFIPFPVEYKRGKPKKDLTDKVQLCAQAMCLEEMLCVSVPAGALFYGQPRRREDVVFDEYLRNETRKAAESFHRLVDSGITPQPVYEKKKCDSCSFLEKCMPLVIGKKRSALKWLEKAVFEGGENFEEAS
- the cas7c gene encoding type I-C CRISPR-associated protein Cas7/Csd2, whose amino-acid sequence is MAAIQNRYEFVYLFDVENGNPNGDPDAGNMPRIDPETSNGLVTDVCLKRKVRNFVEIAKVNESGFNIYVQEKAVLNLQNKRAYLANPEINQESKKLPKKEEEAKKITGWMCANFFDVRTFGAVMTTDVNCGQVRGPVQINFAKSIDPVIPLELSITRMAVTTEKEAESQSGDNRTMGRKHIVPYGLYRVEGYISSHLAEKTGFSEADLELFWNALINMFDHDHSAARGKMNARKLFVFKHSDKLGNAPAHKLFDLISVKRNDSEKPPRSFTDYTIDFAGGCPQNVEMIEKL